The following are encoded in a window of Flavobacterium psychrotrophum genomic DNA:
- a CDS encoding AsmA-like C-terminal region-containing protein: MVKKILKWTGIVLVVIIALLAAAPFLFKDKIKSMVVKAINDQVDATVAFEDVSLSLFSNFPKASVTVDKLSVINKAPFAGDTLVYVGEVNLNMSVKELFKSEGEAMNLESFALKNSVVNILFNKDGVGNFDIALKKAEEEKPSEEPSKPFALSIQKYEVENMKFRYFDARSKMSVVIDSLNHSGTGNFAANKLDLDTHTTATLTVDMDKTNFMRATKLKLDAVLGMDLDKSIYTFKENKLLINQMGLEFDGSVALLEAGQDINISFKTPESSFKNFLALVPESYSGSLANVKTEGNFTINGKVNGVMDDNHIPKFNIAFNSNNASFKYPDLPKGISNIVIDTKIVNETGIMNDTYVNLDKLSFRIDQDVFDSSAKIRNLTENILVDAKLKGTINLGNFTKAYPVKLDVPLSGILKADVETKFDMASVEKGAYEKIDNRGSISLSGFNYTPDGFDKPFVISQADVQFNPSRISLSRFDAKTGSSDIGITGTLDNFYGFAFRNQTLQGNFNMKSNKLVVNDFMTTAVTTTKTTTTESEAGKADKTTKTTTASDAVKIPAFLDCTITATAKTVVYDNLNLKDVSGKMILKDEAVTLQNVKTSIFGGGIGFNGKVSTKEAKPTFDMDLALSNIDITQSFTQLEMLKKIAPIAEVITGKLNTNIKVAGNLDAKEMTPDMQSLSGSLGGSLANAVIHTEQSKVLTALTSNVKFLDPSKINLNQKLNLTFDNGKVNIQPFIVKYQDIDIKIDGTHGFDQTMSYNVNFDVPAKYLGEQVTAKAAALKVDISKISVPVTANITGNFQSPKVSTNIAKAITNVVTQLVNQEKDKYINQAKDKATEKGKELLGNLLGGNKNSSTTTTAKDTAKTTTPKTSEEVKQKAEDAAKNTVKNAVNGLFKKKDKKE, encoded by the coding sequence ATGGTTAAGAAAATCTTAAAATGGACAGGTATTGTCCTCGTGGTTATTATTGCGCTGCTTGCAGCTGCCCCGTTCCTTTTTAAAGACAAGATTAAAAGCATGGTGGTTAAGGCCATTAACGACCAGGTAGATGCTACCGTGGCGTTTGAAGACGTGAGCCTTAGCCTGTTCAGCAACTTCCCAAAGGCAAGTGTTACCGTTGATAAACTAAGCGTTATCAACAAAGCACCTTTTGCAGGAGATACTCTTGTGTATGTAGGCGAAGTTAACCTTAACATGAGTGTTAAAGAGCTTTTTAAAAGTGAAGGCGAAGCCATGAACCTTGAGTCTTTTGCTTTAAAAAACAGTGTGGTAAACATCCTGTTCAATAAAGACGGTGTAGGTAACTTTGACATTGCCCTTAAAAAGGCGGAAGAAGAAAAACCATCTGAAGAGCCTTCAAAACCTTTTGCTCTTAGCATACAAAAATATGAAGTAGAGAACATGAAGTTTCGCTACTTTGACGCCCGTTCTAAAATGAGCGTGGTTATAGACAGCCTTAACCACAGCGGAACCGGTAACTTTGCCGCTAATAAACTGGATCTTGACACCCACACCACCGCCACTCTTACGGTAGATATGGACAAGACCAACTTTATGCGTGCTACTAAGCTAAAGCTTGATGCTGTACTGGGTATGGATCTTGACAAGAGCATTTATACCTTTAAAGAAAACAAGCTGCTTATTAACCAGATGGGGCTTGAATTTGACGGTAGCGTAGCCTTGCTTGAAGCCGGACAGGACATAAACATCAGTTTTAAAACCCCGGAATCATCATTTAAGAACTTCTTAGCCCTTGTGCCGGAAAGCTACAGCGGCAGTCTTGCCAATGTAAAAACCGAAGGTAATTTTACCATTAACGGTAAGGTAAACGGTGTGATGGATGATAACCACATCCCTAAATTCAACATTGCCTTTAACAGTAACAATGCTTCATTTAAATATCCTGACCTGCCAAAAGGTATCAGCAATATTGTTATTGACACCAAGATTGTTAACGAAACGGGCATCATGAACGACACTTACGTTAACCTTGATAAACTGTCATTCCGTATTGACCAGGACGTGTTTGATTCAAGCGCCAAAATACGCAACCTTACAGAGAACATCCTTGTAGATGCAAAGCTTAAGGGCACCATTAACCTTGGTAACTTTACCAAGGCATACCCCGTAAAGCTGGATGTGCCATTATCGGGCATACTTAAAGCCGATGTAGAAACGAAGTTTGACATGGCATCGGTAGAAAAAGGTGCTTACGAAAAAATAGACAACAGGGGCAGCATAAGCCTGAGCGGGTTTAACTACACGCCGGATGGTTTTGACAAGCCTTTTGTTATCAGCCAGGCCGATGTGCAGTTTAACCCAAGCCGCATAAGCCTGAGCCGATTTGACGCAAAAACAGGCAGCAGCGACATTGGCATTACCGGTACGCTTGATAACTTTTATGGTTTTGCCTTCAGGAACCAAACACTTCAGGGTAACTTCAACATGAAGAGCAACAAGCTTGTAGTAAATGATTTTATGACGACAGCAGTTACTACTACAAAAACAACCACTACTGAAAGCGAAGCCGGAAAGGCAGATAAGACAACAAAAACTACCACTGCAAGCGATGCGGTAAAAATTCCGGCATTTCTTGATTGCACCATTACAGCCACAGCCAAGACTGTGGTATATGACAACCTGAACCTTAAGGATGTTTCGGGCAAGATGATCCTGAAGGATGAGGCCGTAACATTACAAAATGTAAAAACCTCAATTTTTGGTGGTGGTATTGGCTTTAACGGAAAAGTATCTACAAAAGAGGCCAAGCCTACTTTTGACATGGATCTTGCACTGAGCAACATCGACATTACACAGTCGTTTACACAGTTGGAAATGCTTAAAAAAATTGCCCCTATTGCAGAGGTAATTACCGGTAAGCTAAACACAAATATTAAAGTAGCAGGTAATCTTGATGCTAAAGAAATGACTCCCGATATGCAGTCGCTATCAGGTAGCCTGGGCGGTTCATTGGCGAATGCCGTAATACACACAGAGCAGTCTAAAGTACTTACCGCGCTTACAAGCAACGTAAAATTTCTTGACCCAAGCAAAATCAACCTGAACCAAAAGCTAAACCTTACTTTTGATAACGGCAAGGTAAACATTCAGCCGTTTATTGTTAAGTACCAGGACATCGACATTAAGATAGACGGTACGCACGGTTTTGACCAGACCATGAGCTATAATGTAAACTTTGATGTACCTGCTAAATACCTGGGCGAACAGGTTACTGCTAAGGCTGCTGCGCTAAAAGTGGACATCAGTAAAATAAGCGTACCGGTTACAGCTAACATTACGGGTAACTTCCAAAGCCCTAAAGTGAGCACAAACATTGCTAAGGCCATTACTAATGTGGTTACACAACTTGTAAACCAGGAAAAAGACAAATATATTAATCAGGCAAAAGATAAGGCTACCGAAAAAGGCAAAGAGCTATTAGGCAACCTGCTTGGTGGCAATAAAAACAGCAGCACAACTACCACAGCTAAAGACACTGCAAAAACCACTACGCCAAAAACAAGCGAAGAGGTAAAACAAAAAGCAGAAGATGCCGCTAAAAACACGGTAAAAAATGCGGTTAACGGCCTGTTTAAAAAGAAAGACAAGAAAGAATAA
- the sppA gene encoding signal peptide peptidase SppA — MQFLKNVLSTIVGIFCFFLVFFIIIFAIAAVAGGSSSDEIVDVQDNSVIELDIKDVKNDYGGKFTSTKMAFLNSEPNDGLIDVLNALDAAKTDNRIKGITLTNSTTVLGMAQMKTLRDKLEDFKKSGKFVVAYGDMYTQADYYLNSVADTLYLNPAGDMELKGLSSELMFFKDFQEKTGITMEVIRHGKYKSAVEPFIANEMSPENREQVSGLLNAVWKSVSADIAKSRKLTTDSINSIATNLSARSPELAKSRGLVDKIAYEDEYRNGIRKALKVKKGDEYNEVSILDYVKANKINDIINMANDRVAVIYAQGEITAGEGNISTVAEGSMRDAFKAAVEDDAVKAIVLRVDSPGGNALTSELIWREVELAKKKKPVVVSMGNYAASGGYYIAAGANRIFAEATTITGSIGVFGVLPNLSKLSTNMGIHAQTVSTHKNASDYSLFQPMGDPERAVILEGVERVYKTFVDRVAQGRKMTPEAVDAIGQGRVWSGTDAKRIGLVDEIGGLDAAVKYAAKLAKVTKYSTQNYPEYEATLNSYLAGMSGLPFAQTRESLIEEQVGTENYQLIERIRRVMKTRGTQAMMPFEINIR, encoded by the coding sequence ATGCAGTTTTTAAAAAATGTACTTTCTACCATCGTGGGTATCTTTTGTTTCTTCCTGGTGTTTTTTATTATAATATTCGCCATTGCGGCAGTAGCCGGGGGCAGCAGCAGCGACGAGATCGTTGATGTTCAGGATAATTCGGTTATCGAACTCGATATTAAAGACGTTAAGAACGATTACGGTGGTAAATTTACCAGCACTAAAATGGCATTTCTTAACTCTGAGCCAAACGACGGCCTTATTGATGTACTAAATGCATTGGATGCTGCCAAGACAGATAACCGCATAAAGGGTATTACCCTTACTAACAGTACAACTGTACTGGGCATGGCACAGATGAAGACCCTGCGCGACAAGCTTGAAGATTTTAAAAAATCGGGCAAGTTTGTAGTAGCATATGGCGATATGTACACCCAGGCAGATTACTACCTGAACTCGGTTGCCGATACCCTGTACCTTAACCCTGCGGGCGATATGGAACTTAAGGGCCTTAGCAGCGAACTGATGTTCTTTAAAGATTTTCAGGAGAAAACAGGCATTACCATGGAAGTTATCCGCCACGGAAAATATAAGAGTGCCGTAGAGCCTTTTATTGCCAACGAAATGAGTCCTGAAAATCGCGAGCAGGTAAGCGGACTTCTTAATGCCGTATGGAAATCGGTTAGTGCCGATATCGCAAAGAGCAGGAAACTTACTACCGATAGTATTAACAGCATTGCAACCAACCTGAGTGCACGTTCGCCGGAACTGGCTAAGAGCCGTGGTCTGGTAGATAAAATAGCCTACGAAGATGAGTACCGCAACGGCATCCGTAAGGCTTTGAAAGTTAAAAAAGGTGACGAATATAATGAGGTGAGCATACTTGATTATGTAAAAGCCAATAAAATAAATGACATCATCAACATGGCAAATGATCGTGTTGCGGTAATTTATGCACAGGGCGAAATTACTGCCGGCGAAGGTAATATTAGTACCGTTGCTGAGGGTTCTATGCGCGATGCTTTTAAGGCTGCCGTAGAAGATGATGCCGTAAAAGCTATTGTACTTCGTGTAGACTCTCCGGGTGGTAACGCACTAACATCTGAGCTGATATGGAGGGAAGTAGAACTTGCCAAAAAGAAAAAACCTGTGGTTGTTAGTATGGGTAACTATGCTGCATCCGGAGGATATTACATTGCTGCCGGTGCTAACCGCATTTTTGCCGAAGCTACTACCATAACCGGATCGATAGGTGTATTTGGCGTATTACCAAACCTTTCTAAACTAAGCACTAACATGGGCATACATGCACAAACGGTAAGCACACATAAAAATGCTTCAGATTACAGCCTGTTTCAGCCCATGGGCGACCCTGAACGTGCCGTAATACTGGAAGGTGTAGAGCGTGTGTACAAAACCTTTGTAGACCGTGTAGCGCAAGGCCGCAAGATGACTCCCGAAGCTGTAGATGCCATAGGCCAGGGCCGTGTATGGAGCGGCACCGATGCTAAAAGGATAGGACTTGTAGATGAAATAGGTGGCCTGGATGCTGCTGTAAAATATGCTGCCAAGCTTGCAAAAGTTACCAAATACTCTACACAGAACTACCCTGAATATGAGGCTACTTTAAACAGCTACCTTGCAGGAATGAGCGGGCTTCCGTTTGCGCAAACGCGTGAAAGCCTTATCGAAGAACAGGTGGGTACAGAAAACTACCAGCTTATAGAACGCATACGCCGTGTTATGAAAACAAGGGGCACTCAGGCCATGATGCCTTTTGAAATAAATATCAGGTAA
- a CDS encoding OmpP1/FadL family transporter has product MKKLLSLTMAALTATSAFAGGYRVSLQGQKQLAMGHTGVAVVNSAETLFFNPAGASFLKDRFNFSAGANGLFARTKFQNETYNWKNSTDNFGTPFEIYASYRATDWLTVGLAVYSPYGSAVKWDKDWQGANLVNNIDLEAVYIQPTLSIKVNDYLSIGGGPIYVTGGVSLNKNLSRSLTDENGNPSDVNIEAKNVTAWGYTAGLMFNPDKHVRLGLNYRSRITMEARDGDAKFHDVPEFAQGTYHDTQFNADLPLPAELTAGLSVEFSDKWLVAFDYNRAYWNVYKSLDVSFANGITSVNPRNYKDASTYRVGAQFKPNNKFAFRTGWYFDESPVQDGYFAPETPRNDSMGFTGGLTYQLTPKFGIDASFLYLHFKETNNSYNYADEDGTPYSFGGTYKNVVFSPGVGVTYSF; this is encoded by the coding sequence ATGAAAAAACTATTATCTTTAACCATGGCGGCTTTAACGGCAACGTCTGCATTTGCAGGGGGTTATCGTGTGAGCCTTCAGGGACAAAAACAACTTGCCATGGGCCATACCGGGGTAGCTGTGGTAAACAGTGCCGAGACTTTGTTCTTTAACCCGGCAGGCGCATCTTTTCTTAAAGACCGCTTTAACTTTTCGGCTGGTGCTAACGGGCTTTTTGCACGTACTAAATTCCAGAACGAAACCTACAACTGGAAAAATTCTACCGATAACTTTGGGACCCCGTTTGAAATATATGCATCGTACCGCGCTACAGACTGGCTAACCGTAGGCCTTGCTGTTTACAGCCCTTACGGCAGCGCTGTAAAGTGGGATAAAGACTGGCAGGGTGCTAACCTTGTAAATAACATTGATCTTGAGGCCGTTTACATTCAGCCTACACTATCAATTAAAGTTAACGATTACCTGAGCATTGGTGGTGGCCCTATTTATGTAACCGGTGGCGTATCGCTTAATAAAAACCTTTCGCGCAGCCTTACGGACGAAAACGGCAACCCAAGTGATGTAAACATTGAAGCAAAAAATGTAACTGCATGGGGCTATACCGCAGGCCTGATGTTTAACCCGGACAAGCATGTGCGCCTGGGCTTAAACTACCGCTCCAGAATAACAATGGAAGCCCGTGATGGCGATGCAAAATTTCATGATGTGCCTGAATTTGCACAAGGCACTTACCACGATACACAATTTAATGCAGATCTTCCGCTACCTGCTGAGCTTACCGCAGGTTTATCGGTTGAATTTAGCGACAAATGGTTAGTAGCATTTGACTATAACCGCGCTTACTGGAACGTGTACAAATCATTAGACGTGAGTTTTGCAAATGGCATAACATCTGTAAACCCTCGTAATTATAAAGATGCGAGTACCTACAGGGTGGGTGCACAATTTAAGCCAAACAACAAGTTTGCTTTCCGTACCGGATGGTATTTTGACGAAAGCCCTGTACAGGATGGCTATTTTGCACCGGAAACTCCGCGTAACGATTCTATGGGCTTTACAGGTGGTTTAACCTACCAGCTTACACCTAAGTTTGGTATTGATGCCAGCTTCCTGTACCTGCACTTTAAAGAAACAAACAATTCTTACAACTACGCCGACGAAGACGGTACGCCTTACTCGTTTGGCGGAACCTATAAGAACGTGGTATTCTCTCCAGGTGTTGGTGTAACTTATAGCTTCTAA
- the folK gene encoding 2-amino-4-hydroxy-6-hydroxymethyldihydropteridine diphosphokinase encodes MKFQNSAILSLGSNMGDRLQNLQQGIDYIHNHVATVVNVSGIYETPALGFEGDAFYNCALLVHTTKDPDALLHGLFAAEAEGGRLRSATGEYISRTIDIDIIAFNDEVINSEHLHIPHPRMQGRNFVLYPVRDVVPNWIHPVLNKNINQLIAVSEDTSDCKWVMKLNAPLSGYSPERFNYIAIEGNIGAGKTSLASKISEDFNGKLVPERFADNPFLPLFYEDQSRYAFSLEMSFLADRYQQITDDLAQFNLFSDFVVADYHIFKSLIFSKVTLSEDEYRLYRRLFDIMYKELPKPGLYVYLYQSTPRLLEHIKKRGRSYEQDISADYLESINRGYLDYIKSLQGLNVKVIDVTDRDFVNKQEDYLWLLGEISSSPQPSPKERE; translated from the coding sequence ATGAAATTTCAAAACAGCGCCATACTATCCCTGGGCAGCAATATGGGCGACCGCCTGCAAAACCTGCAACAAGGCATAGACTACATACATAACCATGTTGCCACGGTAGTAAACGTATCGGGTATTTATGAAACGCCTGCTCTTGGCTTTGAGGGCGATGCGTTTTATAACTGTGCCCTGCTTGTACACACTACAAAAGACCCTGATGCACTTTTGCATGGACTCTTTGCTGCTGAGGCAGAAGGGGGGAGGCTTCGTAGTGCAACGGGTGAATATATTTCGCGCACCATAGATATTGATATTATTGCTTTTAATGATGAGGTTATAAATAGCGAACACCTGCACATACCGCATCCGCGGATGCAGGGGCGCAATTTTGTGTTGTATCCTGTAAGGGACGTAGTGCCAAACTGGATACACCCGGTGTTGAATAAAAACATCAACCAGCTGATAGCGGTAAGCGAAGATACTTCTGATTGTAAATGGGTAATGAAGCTGAATGCGCCGCTGTCAGGTTACAGCCCGGAACGTTTTAATTATATTGCCATAGAGGGTAATATAGGCGCGGGTAAAACCTCGCTTGCCAGTAAAATATCAGAAGATTTTAACGGGAAACTGGTGCCGGAGCGTTTTGCGGATAACCCATTCCTGCCACTGTTTTATGAAGACCAGTCGCGCTATGCGTTTTCTTTGGAAATGTCGTTCCTGGCAGACCGTTACCAGCAAATAACTGACGACCTTGCACAGTTTAACCTTTTCAGCGATTTTGTGGTGGCCGACTACCATATTTTTAAATCGCTTATATTTTCTAAAGTCACGCTTAGTGAAGACGAGTACCGTCTGTACCGCCGCCTGTTTGATATTATGTATAAAGAGCTGCCCAAGCCCGGCCTGTATGTTTACCTGTACCAAAGCACGCCGCGCCTGCTGGAGCATATAAAAAAACGTGGCCGCAGCTACGAGCAGGACATTAGTGCCGACTACCTTGAAAGTATTAACCGCGGTTACCTCGATTACATAAAATCGCTACAGGGGCTTAACGTAAAAGTAATTGATGTTACTGATCGTGATTTTGTAAATAAACAGGAAGATTATTTGTGGCTGCTTGGGGAAATTAGTTCCTCACCCCAGCCCTCTCCGAAGGAGAGGGAGTAG
- a CDS encoding glycoside hydrolase family 97 protein: protein MKKIILACMLFIGLAVSAQQIVSPDGNQQLTFSLSAKGEPTYALTYKKKAVIKTSKLGIDTKDVAPLLDGFTVDKTETSKFDETWTPVWGEEKTIRNNYNELLVTLSQKAQKGRYIRIRFRLFNDGLGFRYEFPEQPELNYFIIKEERTQFALAGDHKAFWLPGDYDTQEYSTVTSKLSEVRGKMKAAVTPNASQETFSPTGLQTPLMMKSQDGLYINIHEAALIDYSCLSLNLDDKNMVLESWLTPDAVGNKGYMQSPFQSPWRTVIVSDKAGDILMSRLVYNLNEPTKYKDVSWIKPVKYVGVWWEMITGKSTWAYNDLTSVKLGETDYSKTKPNGKHAANTAHVKEYIDFAAENGLDAVLVEGWNEGWEDWFGKSKDFVFDFVTPYPDFDVKELHRYAASKGVKIIMHHETSGSVRNYERWMDKAYQFMADNGYNAVKSGYVGDIIPRGEYHYGQWMINHYQYAIEKAAEYKIMVNAHEAVRPTGLARTYPNLIGNEAARGTEYESFGGNNPDHTTILPFTRLTGGPMDYTPGIFQTQINAYNPDNNSFVHTTLVKQLALYVTMYSPLQMAADLPETYNKHKDAFQFIKDVAVDWDQSWVLDAEPGDYITIARKAKGKEEWYVGAITDENAREATLTFEFLPKGKTYTATIYADGADASYDKNPQSYTVKKVKVTSKTKLKQKLATSGGCAISIK, encoded by the coding sequence ATGAAAAAAATCATATTGGCCTGTATGCTGTTTATTGGCCTGGCGGTATCTGCCCAACAGATCGTTTCGCCGGATGGCAACCAGCAGCTAACTTTTTCGCTTTCTGCCAAAGGCGAACCCACTTATGCGCTGACCTATAAGAAAAAAGCGGTTATTAAAACCAGTAAGCTGGGCATTGACACTAAAGATGTTGCCCCACTACTTGACGGCTTTACTGTAGATAAAACCGAAACCTCAAAATTTGACGAAACCTGGACGCCGGTATGGGGTGAGGAAAAAACGATTCGTAATAACTACAATGAGTTACTGGTTACGCTTTCGCAAAAAGCACAAAAAGGGCGCTATATCCGTATCCGTTTTCGCCTGTTTAACGACGGCCTTGGCTTTAGGTACGAGTTTCCTGAACAGCCCGAACTTAACTATTTTATCATAAAAGAAGAGCGTACGCAGTTTGCCCTTGCGGGAGACCACAAAGCATTCTGGCTACCGGGTGACTATGATACACAGGAATACAGTACCGTAACAAGCAAGCTAAGCGAGGTGCGCGGAAAAATGAAGGCTGCGGTAACGCCAAATGCAAGCCAGGAAACGTTCTCGCCTACAGGGCTCCAGACACCATTGATGATGAAAAGCCAGGATGGCCTGTACATCAACATACACGAAGCGGCGCTTATCGACTACTCATGCCTGTCGCTTAACCTTGATGATAAGAACATGGTGTTAGAATCTTGGCTTACACCCGATGCTGTAGGTAACAAAGGCTATATGCAGTCGCCATTCCAATCTCCGTGGCGTACGGTTATTGTAAGCGATAAAGCCGGTGATATCCTGATGTCGCGCCTGGTGTATAACCTTAATGAACCTACAAAATATAAAGATGTATCGTGGATAAAGCCCGTAAAATATGTTGGCGTTTGGTGGGAAATGATAACAGGTAAAAGCACCTGGGCCTATAACGACCTTACCAGTGTAAAACTGGGTGAGACAGATTACAGCAAAACCAAGCCTAACGGTAAGCACGCGGCTAACACTGCCCACGTAAAAGAATATATTGACTTTGCTGCAGAGAATGGCCTTGATGCCGTATTGGTTGAAGGCTGGAACGAAGGCTGGGAAGACTGGTTTGGCAAATCAAAAGATTTTGTGTTTGACTTTGTTACGCCATATCCTGACTTTGATGTAAAAGAACTGCACCGCTATGCTGCAAGTAAAGGCGTTAAGATTATTATGCACCATGAAACATCTGGCTCTGTGCGCAATTACGAGCGCTGGATGGATAAAGCCTACCAGTTTATGGCTGATAATGGCTATAATGCTGTGAAAAGTGGTTATGTGGGCGACATTATCCCGAGGGGAGAGTACCATTATGGACAGTGGATGATAAACCACTACCAGTACGCTATTGAAAAAGCAGCAGAATACAAGATAATGGTAAATGCCCACGAGGCAGTGCGCCCTACAGGGCTTGCGCGTACATATCCTAACCTTATAGGTAATGAGGCTGCCCGTGGTACAGAGTATGAATCGTTTGGAGGTAATAACCCAGACCATACTACTATATTGCCGTTTACACGCCTTACCGGTGGTCCAATGGATTATACTCCGGGTATCTTCCAGACACAGATAAACGCCTACAACCCCGATAACAATTCGTTTGTACATACTACGCTGGTTAAGCAGCTTGCACTGTATGTAACTATGTACAGCCCACTTCAAATGGCGGCCGACTTACCTGAAACCTACAACAAGCATAAAGATGCTTTCCAGTTTATAAAGGATGTGGCGGTTGACTGGGATCAAAGCTGGGTGCTTGATGCCGAGCCGGGCGATTATATTACCATAGCACGTAAAGCAAAAGGTAAAGAAGAATGGTATGTAGGTGCAATTACCGATGAAAACGCACGCGAAGCTACGCTTACATTTGAGTTCCTCCCTAAAGGCAAAACGTATACCGCTACTATTTACGCAGATGGTGCTGATGCAAGTTATGATAAGAACCCGCAAAGCTATACCGTGAAGAAAGTAAAAGTTACCAGTAAAACAAAACTGAAGCAGAAACTTGCTACCAGTGGAGGCTGTGCGATAAGCATCAAATAA